The Helianthus annuus cultivar XRQ/B chromosome 15, HanXRQr2.0-SUNRISE, whole genome shotgun sequence genomic sequence cttggtcctgtcaaagctttccatataatgaggaaacgttatggtggtttcgagaacgttggtgccacggttgatgattgcaaaaattttagTAATCGAATTAACAGCTATATAGGAGAATATGACGCTGACATGGTCATTAATAGGATGACCGATAAAAAACAGTATTTAGCTAATTATTCGTTTGAATAttctgttgatgatgataaaCGATTAACTAGTTTGTTCTGGGCTGATGGGTTATGCAAGCTGAACTTTATGGAGTTTGGGGATGTGATATCGTTCGATGCAACTTTCAAGAAAAACAGGTAAGTGTTTCAAGACAaatatgttttttatttattttcgcATGTTATATGATTTCCTAAACTTGCAATATCGCAAATGTAGACATTGAAGAGTTGGTGTTGAATATATCGCATGTTATACTGTATATTTTCGCATGTGATATCTGTCTATTTCGCATGTTTCAATGTGTATTTCGCATGTGTTTGTTCAGGTACAAGATGCTGTTTGTTCCGTTCACTGGCATTGACAACCATTGTCGAAATGTAATCCTTGGAGCTGGGTTGTTGTCATCGGAGAGCATTGAATCCTATAAATGGCTTCTGAATTCATTTGTAAAGTCATTTGGGCGGCAGCCAAAGGTTGTAGTGACGGACGAAGACCCTGctatgaaacaggctattgaggaggttttTTCTACCAGCAGACACCgattgtgcatgtggcacataatgaaaaaagtcGCAGATAAGGTATAGCATGCTATATTGTCTTTCGTTAGCGTTTTTTTATAATATAGATTTTGTTATAGGCTGACATAAAAAGCATTTATCAGTATAGGTTGGACACGAGTTGTGCAATAATGATGAGTTTAGAAGGAGGATGTGCGACATTGTATGGACTGATTCCATTGAGCCTGAAGAATTCGAGAGGCAGTGGAAGTTGGTGATGATTGAGTTCGGTCTCACTGAaaacaaatggattgatgatatgttttcGATGAGAAACATATGGATTCCGGCTTTTTACCGGTATGAGCCCATGTCTGGTCTCATGCGAACAACTTCGAGATCAGAGAGCGAGAATCATTTTTTTTGCCAGGTGTCAAATTCACAACTCACTCTtgtagagtttatgaatcattttgacGGTGCAATGGATGTCCAAAGGTTCACTCATAGAAAgaatgatcatatttcaagatatactgagcTTGCTGATTGGAGCGAAACTACtttggaaaaagatgctgctaagatATACACCAGGTCTATATTCTTTGATCAGCAAATAGAGATTCATGGAACAATTTCCGAATGTTTGCCGATGGACACCAAAA encodes the following:
- the LOC110914213 gene encoding protein FAR-RED ELONGATED HYPOCOTYL 3-like, with amino-acid sequence MVINRMTDKKQYLANYSFEYSVDDDKRLTSLFWADGLCKLNFMEFGDVISFDATFKKNRYKMLFVPFTGIDNHCRNVILGAGLLSSESIESYKWLLNSFVKSFGRQPKVVVTDEDPAMKQAIEEVFSTSRHRLCMWHIMKKVADKVGHELCNNDEFRRRMCDIVWTDSIEPEEFERQWKLVMIEFGLTENKWIDDMFSMRNIWIPAFYRYEPMSGLMRTTSRSESENHFFCQVSNSQLTLVEFMNHFDGAMDVQRFTHRKNDHISRYTELADWSETTLEKDAAKIYTRSIFFDQQIEIHGTISECLPMDTKIEGPHIRILMKDFKAHGDGLLERWTKDVVPNELDVKYNLRVGDKDVQHKAKRITREIIHTGE